A segment of the Candidatus Binatia bacterium genome:
GCGCATCGCCAACGATTCGGTCTACGGCCTCGGTGGCGCCGTGTGGTCGCAGAACAACGAGCGCGCCCTCGCCGTGGCGCGACGCATCGAGACCGGCACGGTGTGGATCAACGACTATCACATGATCAACATGCGCTTCCCGTTCGGCGGCTACAAGCAAAGCGGCGTCGGCCGCGAACTCGGGAAGTGGGGTCTCGCGGAGTATCACGAGGTCAAACACATCCACATCGGCGAGAACACGCCGCCCGAAGGCAAGATTTACTTGCAGTTGTTGTTGAACTGACGATCGTACCCGAGTGAACGAACTCGCAGCGGATTAAACGAAAGGCCTGAGCACCAGCACCCAAGCCCCGGGGAGGGCGAGCCGCGACCGTCCGACGCCGGCTCGCCCTCCCAATCCGATCTCTTCGCACGGCACGCGCATCCGCGGAATTGGTAAGTCAAGCACGATGCCTACGATCAGCATTACACAGCGCGCGGCCGAGGTGGTGGAGCGTTTGCGGCAGTCGCGCACGGGAGCGCTCACGTTCACCATCGACGGCGGCTGTTGCGAGGGTACTGCACCGCATCTATTCGAGAATGCCGTCATCACCTCGACGGCCGCGCACGCGGGGGAAGTCGCCGGCGTGCCGGTCTACCTGCAGGCCGCCATGGCCCCCCTCTACGACGACGCGGACGTTACCATCGACGTGATCGACGATCCGATGTCGGACTCGATGTCGCTGGAAACCGAGCTTGGCCTGCGCTTCGTCCTGCGCCAGAACCGCGCCTGCTCCCTCGGGTCGTCCGACTGACGGCCGTCGCCCACGTTGGGCTACGAGGTCAGCGATTCTTTGTATTGCGCGAAGAAATCCGATGGGGAGGGCGAGGCTCCAGCCGAGCCACCGTCCTGTCGCCGGAAATCGTCGCGCCCGGCAAAGAATCCGTGCACGTACGCGGGCCGGATGGGATGCGCGGCCGAGTACGAGTACGTATGCGAGCACGGACCATTGGGTTGCCGGCGAAGCCCGCGCTAGTCGTACGATTCATAAATGGGGGGCATTATCGTCCATCTCCCGCTCCGCCATGATAAGCCGATCGTGAAGGCGATGGAGATGCGAATAGCGCAGGAGATCACACTTACACCTACGGAACGATCCACGCTGGAAGGCTGGTCGGCAGGACGCGCGATTGCGATGCGTCAAGGCGAGCGGGCCAAGATCATCTTGCTGGCGGCCGACGGCCGGTCGAA
Coding sequences within it:
- a CDS encoding DUF779 domain-containing protein gives rise to the protein MPTISITQRAAEVVERLRQSRTGALTFTIDGGCCEGTAPHLFENAVITSTAAHAGEVAGVPVYLQAAMAPLYDDADVTIDVIDDPMSDSMSLETELGLRFVLRQNRACSLGSSD